From Nitrososphaera sp., a single genomic window includes:
- a CDS encoding KTSC domain-containing protein: MIHKQVSSTTLRSVGYDNESKTLEILLRNGGIYAHFDVPESVYSALLAAVSKSKYYNDFVKRNYAYVRKA; the protein is encoded by the coding sequence TTGATTCACAAGCAGGTGAGTTCCACAACATTGAGGTCTGTGGGCTATGACAACGAGTCAAAGACTCTTGAAATTCTTCTCCGAAACGGCGGGATATACGCACACTTTGATGTTCCAGAGTCCGTATACTCGGCGCTACTTGCAGCCGTGTCTAAATCAAAGTATTACAATGACTTTGTGAAACGGAACTATGCATACGTGAGAAAAGCCTGA
- a CDS encoding rRNA adenine dimethyltransferase family protein, whose translation MKNEASQWPGRSKTHRLGQHRLIDKNVLSRIISASGISGAETVCEVGAGSGVLTEELCKVARSVISFEVDPTRFRETSQAIWPKYSNLNLINQDAFRTPPPAFDVFVSNLPYSRSRDAIEWLAQARDCTRAIVMLQDEFAEKLFAEPGSGSYRSVSVIARYCFSLERLFGVPRAAFKPEPKVRSVVLRLIRHGVLSDEMVSAINRLFSFRNKQVSAVLRRFGVQAGSLDSPATRVYQVGPQEIIELAGRVCGLK comes from the coding sequence ATGAAAAACGAAGCGTCGCAGTGGCCTGGCCGCTCAAAGACCCACAGACTGGGCCAGCACCGGCTGATTGACAAGAACGTGCTATCACGCATAATCAGCGCGTCAGGAATTTCCGGGGCCGAAACCGTGTGTGAAGTCGGGGCCGGAAGCGGGGTGTTGACAGAAGAGCTGTGCAAGGTTGCGCGCAGCGTCATCTCCTTCGAGGTTGACCCGACCAGATTTCGGGAAACCTCTCAAGCAATTTGGCCAAAGTATTCAAACCTAAATCTGATAAATCAGGACGCATTCAGGACGCCTCCTCCGGCATTTGACGTGTTCGTTTCAAACCTGCCCTATTCCAGAAGCCGCGATGCGATTGAATGGCTTGCGCAGGCAAGAGATTGCACTCGCGCCATAGTAATGCTGCAGGACGAGTTTGCAGAAAAGCTGTTCGCAGAACCGGGCAGTGGCTCCTACCGGTCAGTGTCTGTCATTGCGAGATACTGCTTTTCGCTGGAAAGATTGTTTGGTGTCCCCAGGGCTGCATTCAAGCCGGAGCCGAAGGTTCGCTCGGTAGTTCTGAGGCTAATTCGGCACGGAGTGCTTTCGGACGAAATGGTATCTGCGATAAACCGGTTATTCTCGTTCAGAAACAAGCAGGTCTCGGCGGTTTTAAGGAGATTTGGAGTCCAGGCAGGCAGTCTGGACAGTCCGGCTACAAGGGTGTATCAGGTGGGCCCGCAGGAGATAATCGAGCTTGCAGGCAGGGTTTGTGGTTTAAAGTGA
- a CDS encoding isocitrate/isopropylmalate dehydrogenase family protein gives MAKKSAAVIRGDGTGPELVDAMVKVLKACSSKVELIPCDAGSEWWEKKGGNSYISPEVWKLLEDCDACFKGPTTTVPVPNAPRSVAVSIRQKFELYANIRPIKTYKNAERKLDFVCVREATEGLYAGIEFKTSDDSAIAIRKTTRKGCERVCMKGFQVAKDRGFDKVFAITKRNILKETDGIFWAAAEKAQKQFKTIQLEEYYIDNMTQQLVKNPERFNESVLLSTNLFMDIVSECASGHVGSIGNVYSGNYGDDYAMFEPAHGSAPKYAGQNKVNPVATILSGAWMVEYLGEKPISDAIFKATEDVINENKYVTYDLGGTATLSQMADQIASRASKALRK, from the coding sequence TTGGCAAAGAAATCTGCCGCGGTAATAAGAGGCGACGGTACCGGCCCTGAGCTTGTCGATGCAATGGTCAAGGTCTTGAAGGCCTGCAGCAGCAAGGTCGAGCTCATCCCTTGCGACGCCGGCTCCGAGTGGTGGGAAAAGAAAGGAGGTAATTCTTACATTTCTCCGGAGGTATGGAAGCTGCTTGAAGACTGCGATGCATGCTTCAAGGGTCCGACGACTACCGTTCCTGTTCCAAACGCCCCGAGGAGCGTCGCCGTAAGCATACGACAAAAGTTCGAGCTGTATGCCAACATTAGGCCTATCAAGACTTACAAGAACGCGGAGAGAAAGCTGGACTTTGTCTGCGTTCGTGAAGCAACCGAAGGACTGTACGCCGGGATCGAGTTCAAGACAAGCGATGATTCTGCCATAGCGATTAGAAAGACAACTCGCAAGGGCTGTGAGAGGGTCTGCATGAAGGGATTTCAGGTGGCAAAGGACAGGGGTTTTGACAAGGTTTTTGCAATAACAAAAAGAAACATTCTGAAGGAAACCGACGGAATTTTCTGGGCAGCTGCAGAGAAGGCGCAGAAGCAATTCAAAACCATCCAGCTGGAGGAGTACTATATCGACAACATGACGCAGCAGCTTGTCAAGAACCCCGAAAGGTTTAACGAAAGCGTCCTTTTGAGCACCAACCTGTTCATGGACATCGTTTCTGAATGCGCGTCAGGGCACGTCGGCTCCATCGGCAACGTGTACTCCGGCAATTACGGCGATGATTATGCGATGTTTGAACCCGCTCATGGCAGCGCACCCAAGTATGCGGGCCAGAACAAGGTAAACCCGGTTGCCACTATTCTTTCTGGCGCATGGATGGTGGAATATCTGGGCGAAAAACCCATCAGCGATGCAATCTTCAAGGCAACTGAAGACGTAATCAACGAAAACAAATACGTCACATACGACCTAGGGGGAACGGCAACTCTTTCCCAGATGGCCGACCAGATAGCTTCGCGGGCTTCAAAGGCACTAAGGAAATAA
- a CDS encoding HemK2/MTQ2 family protein methyltransferase has translation MIYAPAEDSQLLLECVKKYKGNRALEIGVGSCIITEALLKQFSLVAGSDIDVESLRFCKQRGLDAHLACCDAASAFRGEFDLIVSNPPYLPSQINRDKNLETSPVARSARPDIAVEGGLKGIELTLHFIKSALPLLKQDGAILIVVSSHADLSALASELHGLDLSSKIVVEKKLFFEEIAVLEIRPGRKPAPP, from the coding sequence GTGATTTACGCCCCTGCGGAAGACAGCCAGCTTTTGCTTGAATGCGTAAAGAAGTATAAGGGAAATAGGGCGCTTGAGATTGGCGTCGGATCTTGCATAATCACGGAAGCCCTCCTGAAACAATTTTCTCTGGTTGCCGGTTCCGACATTGATGTCGAATCGCTGAGGTTCTGCAAGCAGCGCGGGCTCGATGCACACCTGGCCTGTTGCGACGCGGCCAGTGCGTTTCGCGGTGAATTTGACCTTATAGTATCTAACCCGCCCTATCTTCCGTCGCAAATTAATCGCGACAAAAATCTCGAAACAAGTCCGGTTGCACGCAGTGCGCGGCCTGACATTGCCGTCGAGGGAGGATTGAAGGGTATAGAGTTGACACTTCACTTTATCAAGAGTGCCCTCCCGCTGCTAAAACAGGATGGGGCAATCCTGATCGTAGTATCATCGCATGCCGACCTTTCCGCGCTCGCCAGCGAACTGCATGGGCTGGATTTGAGCAGCAAAATCGTGGTCGAAAAAAAGCTGTTTTTCGAAGAAATTGCGGTCCTGGAAATCAGGCCAGGGCGAAAGCCGGCTCCGCCCTGA